In Vibrio sp. FE10, the following are encoded in one genomic region:
- the nqrE gene encoding NADH:ubiquinone reductase (Na(+)-transporting) subunit E: MEHYISLLVKSIFIENMALSFFLGMCTFLAVSKKVKTSFGLGVAVVVVLTIAVPVNNLVYTHILKENALVAGVDLSFLNFIAFIGVIAALVQILEMVLDRFFPPLYNALGIFLPLITVNCAIFGGVSFMVTRDYNFAESVVYGFGSGVGWMLAIVALAGIREKMKYSDVPPGLRGLGITFITVGLMALGFMSFSGVQL, from the coding sequence ATGGAACATTATATTAGTCTGCTAGTTAAATCGATTTTCATCGAAAACATGGCGCTTTCTTTCTTCCTAGGTATGTGTACATTCCTAGCGGTTTCTAAGAAAGTTAAAACTTCTTTTGGTCTTGGTGTTGCGGTAGTTGTAGTACTTACAATCGCTGTTCCTGTAAACAACCTTGTTTACACACACATCCTAAAAGAAAATGCACTTGTTGCCGGTGTCGATTTAAGTTTCCTTAACTTCATCGCATTCATCGGTGTTATCGCTGCACTTGTACAAATCCTAGAGATGGTTCTAGACCGTTTCTTCCCACCTTTGTACAACGCACTAGGTATCTTCCTTCCTCTGATCACAGTTAACTGTGCAATCTTTGGTGGTGTATCTTTCATGGTAACTCGTGACTACAACTTTGCTGAATCTGTTGTTTACGGCTTCGGTTCTGGTGTGGGTTGGATGTTAGCTATCGTTGCTCTTGCGGGTATCCGTGAGAAGATGAAGTACTCTGACGTACCTCCAGGTCTACGTGGCCTTGGTATCACGTTCATTACTGTTGGTTTGATGGCGTTAGGCTTTATGTCTTTCTCTGGTGTTCAACTGTAG
- the nqrM gene encoding (Na+)-NQR maturation NqrM — protein sequence MNTFLITFGVFLAVITAMSIGYIVQKKVVKGSCGGLGAVGIDKVCNCPEPCDARKKREAREAYRVEKLAERQEKEAAWSKDRIA from the coding sequence ATGAATACATTTCTGATTACATTTGGTGTTTTTCTTGCCGTGATCACAGCAATGTCGATTGGCTATATTGTCCAAAAGAAAGTTGTGAAGGGTAGCTGTGGTGGTTTAGGCGCTGTCGGTATCGACAAAGTCTGTAATTGCCCAGAACCTTGTGATGCGCGTAAAAAGCGCGAAGCACGTGAAGCTTACCGAGTTGAAAAACTGGCTGAGCGTCAAGAAAAAGAAGCGGCTTGGAGCAAGGATCGTATCGCTTAA
- the nqrF gene encoding NADH:ubiquinone reductase (Na(+)-transporting) subunit F, giving the protein MQSIILGVAMFTIIVLALVLVILFAKSKLVPSGDITIAVNGDPEKAIVTQPGSKLLGALAGAGIFVSSACGGGGSCGQCRVKVKSGGGDILPTELDHITKGEAREGERLACQVAMKTDMEIELDEDIFGVKKWECTVISNDNEATFIKELALAIPEGEEVPFRAGGYIQIEAEPHHVKYADYDIPDEYRGDWDKFNLFRYESIVKEHSIRAYSMASYPEEKGIIKLNVRIATPPPNNPDVAPGVMSSYIWSLKEGDKCTISGPFGEFFAKDTDNEMVFIGGGAGMAPMRSHIFDQLKRLNSTRKMSYWYGARSKREMFYIEDFDGLAAANENFVWHCALSDPQPEDNWDGYTGFIHNVLYENYLKDHEAPEDCEYYMCGPPMMNAAVIGMLKDLGVEDENILLDDFGG; this is encoded by the coding sequence ATGCAAAGCATTATTCTTGGCGTAGCGATGTTTACCATTATTGTATTGGCTCTAGTATTAGTGATTCTTTTCGCTAAATCTAAGCTAGTACCATCAGGTGACATCACTATTGCTGTAAACGGCGACCCTGAGAAGGCGATCGTTACTCAACCTGGTAGTAAGCTACTTGGTGCTCTTGCTGGTGCAGGCATCTTCGTATCTTCTGCTTGTGGTGGCGGTGGCTCTTGTGGTCAGTGTCGTGTAAAAGTTAAGTCTGGCGGTGGCGATATTCTACCTACAGAACTTGATCACATCACAAAAGGCGAAGCTCGTGAAGGCGAACGTCTTGCATGTCAAGTTGCTATGAAAACTGACATGGAGATTGAGCTAGACGAAGACATCTTTGGTGTTAAGAAGTGGGAATGTACTGTTATCTCTAACGATAACGAAGCTACTTTCATCAAAGAGTTAGCACTTGCTATCCCTGAAGGCGAAGAAGTACCTTTCCGTGCCGGTGGTTACATTCAGATTGAAGCTGAACCACATCACGTGAAATACGCAGATTACGATATTCCTGACGAATACCGTGGTGACTGGGATAAGTTCAACTTGTTCCGTTACGAGTCTATCGTTAAAGAGCATTCGATCCGTGCTTACTCTATGGCTTCATACCCAGAAGAGAAAGGCATCATCAAGCTTAACGTGCGTATCGCAACTCCGCCGCCAAACAACCCTGACGTAGCTCCTGGTGTGATGTCTTCATACATCTGGTCTCTTAAAGAAGGCGACAAATGTACTATTTCTGGTCCATTTGGTGAGTTCTTTGCTAAAGACACAGACAATGAAATGGTATTCATCGGTGGTGGTGCAGGTATGGCGCCAATGCGTTCACATATCTTCGACCAACTTAAGCGTCTTAACTCTACTCGTAAGATGTCTTACTGGTACGGTGCACGTTCTAAGCGTGAGATGTTCTACATTGAAGACTTCGACGGCCTAGCGGCTGCAAACGAAAACTTCGTGTGGCACTGTGCACTGTCTGATCCTCAACCAGAGGACAACTGGGACGGTTACACAGGTTTCATCCATAATGTACTGTACGAAAACTACCTGAAGGATCACGAAGCTCCTGAAGACTGCGAGTACTACATGTGTGGTCCACCAATGATGAACGCGGCTGTTATCGGCATGCTGAAAGATCTTGGTGTAGAAGATGAAAACATCCTACTAGATGACTTCGGTGGTTAA
- a CDS encoding NADH:ubiquinone reductase (Na(+)-transporting) subunit D, whose protein sequence is MSSAKEIKKSILAPVLDNNPIALQVLGVCSALAVTTKLETAFVMTIAVMFVTALSNFFVSLIRNHIPNSVRIIVQMAIIASLVIVVDQVLKAYLYDISKQLSVFVGLIITNCIVMGRAEAFAMKSAPIPSFIDGLGNGLGYGFVLITVGFFRELLGSGKLFGMEVLPLVSNGGWYQPNGLMLLAPSAFFLIGFLIWAIRVFKPEQVEAKG, encoded by the coding sequence ATGTCTAGTGCAAAAGAAATTAAAAAGAGCATCTTAGCGCCTGTGTTGGATAACAACCCAATCGCGCTACAGGTTCTTGGTGTGTGTTCTGCTCTTGCGGTAACCACTAAGCTAGAAACAGCATTTGTTATGACAATCGCGGTAATGTTCGTTACTGCTCTGTCTAACTTCTTCGTTTCTTTAATCCGTAACCACATTCCTAACAGTGTGCGTATCATCGTTCAGATGGCAATTATCGCATCATTAGTAATCGTGGTAGACCAAGTGCTTAAAGCATACTTATACGATATCTCTAAACAGCTATCTGTATTCGTTGGCCTAATCATTACTAACTGTATTGTAATGGGTCGTGCTGAAGCATTCGCAATGAAGTCTGCTCCAATCCCATCGTTCATCGATGGTCTTGGTAACGGTCTTGGTTACGGTTTCGTTCTTATCACTGTTGGTTTCTTCCGTGAGCTTCTAGGCTCTGGCAAACTATTTGGTATGGAAGTACTACCTCTAGTGAGCAACGGTGGTTGGTATCAGCCAAACGGCTTGATGCTTCTAGCACCTTCAGCATTCTTCCTAATTGGTTTCTTGATTTGGGCAATTCGTGTGTTCAAACCAGAACAAGTAGAAGCGAAGGGGTAA
- a CDS encoding Na(+)-translocating NADH-quinone reductase subunit C, whose protein sequence is MASNNDSIKKTLFVVIALSLVCSIIVSTAAVVLKPKQQANAVLDQQTKILEVAGIELAGDIPALYAENIEPRLVDFATGDFVDGDAAAYDQRKAAKDPAESIKLSAEDDIAKIIRRANTGTVYLVKDGAETSKVIIPVHGNGLWSMMYAFVAVETDGNTVSGITYYEQGETPGLGGEVENPTWRAQFVGKKLFDENHKPAIQVVKGGAPQGSEHGVDGLSGATLTSVGVQHTFDFWLGDMGFGPFLAKVRDGGLN, encoded by the coding sequence ATGGCAAGTAATAACGATAGCATTAAAAAGACGCTGTTTGTTGTTATCGCATTGAGCCTAGTGTGCTCAATCATCGTTTCAACAGCTGCAGTTGTTCTTAAACCTAAGCAGCAAGCTAACGCAGTTCTGGATCAGCAAACTAAGATCCTTGAAGTTGCGGGTATTGAGCTTGCAGGTGATATTCCAGCACTGTACGCAGAGAACATCGAACCTCGTCTAGTTGATTTCGCTACTGGCGATTTCGTTGACGGCGATGCTGCTGCATACGACCAACGTAAAGCGGCAAAAGATCCTGCTGAGTCAATCAAGCTTTCAGCTGAAGATGACATCGCTAAGATCATTCGTCGTGCTAACACGGGTACTGTATACCTTGTGAAAGATGGCGCTGAAACTTCTAAAGTTATCATCCCTGTTCACGGTAACGGCCTATGGTCAATGATGTACGCATTCGTTGCGGTAGAAACTGATGGAAACACAGTTTCTGGTATCACTTACTACGAGCAAGGTGAAACTCCTGGACTTGGTGGTGAAGTTGAGAACCCAACTTGGCGCGCTCAATTCGTTGGTAAGAAATTATTCGACGAAAACCACAAACCTGCTATTCAGGTTGTTAAAGGTGGCGCTCCTCAAGGTTCTGAGCACGGTGTAGATGGCCTTTCTGGTGCAACACTGACTAGCGTTGGTGTTCAACATACATTTGACTTCTGGTTAGGTGATATGGGCTTTGGTCCGTTCCTAGCAAAAGTTCGTGACGGAGGTCTGAACTAA
- a CDS encoding GGDEF domain-containing response regulator, producing MSEKILVVEDSRAFRNYLYQQLKNSGYEVALAESIKEAKAILEQETDFLCAVLDYCLPDGQDGEIIDLVLGYQQKIIVLTGMFNNTLREQVLAKGVLDYILKDSMSSVSYLLPLVNRISNNRHHKALVVDDSAVVRRYVVQLLEHQYIQTIQAEDGEQALELLRNDPDITFVVTDHDMPKKDGISMTRDIRVHHDRNQLAILGLSGSDDRTMTARFLKAGANDFLYKPFNQEEFFCRIHQLLDMKEATNELFRHANEDALTGLWNRRYLFNQSCKGCEERNIAMMDIDFFKKVNDTFGHDGGDAVLVAVGSIIKDHFNDDVAVRFGGEEFCIQSCGSFESFVDNLESMRVAIEDHEVIHESQSIKVSISIGVTDLNGKLDEQIKAADELLYTAKEQGRNQLVCARNKSS from the coding sequence TTGAGTGAAAAAATACTAGTGGTAGAAGACAGTCGAGCATTCCGAAACTATCTATACCAGCAATTAAAAAACAGTGGCTATGAAGTCGCACTCGCAGAGTCTATTAAGGAAGCGAAAGCGATCTTAGAGCAAGAAACGGATTTCTTGTGTGCTGTATTAGATTACTGCCTACCCGATGGCCAAGATGGTGAAATCATTGATTTGGTACTCGGTTACCAACAAAAAATCATTGTACTCACTGGCATGTTTAACAACACACTTCGAGAGCAAGTTCTCGCCAAAGGTGTGCTTGATTACATCCTCAAAGACAGTATGTCATCGGTCAGTTACTTACTTCCTCTGGTTAATCGAATCTCGAATAATCGACACCATAAAGCGTTAGTCGTTGATGATTCTGCGGTGGTTCGCCGATATGTCGTTCAGCTCCTCGAACATCAATACATTCAAACGATTCAAGCGGAAGATGGCGAACAAGCGCTAGAGCTTCTACGCAACGATCCTGATATCACGTTTGTCGTTACCGATCATGACATGCCTAAAAAAGATGGCATATCGATGACTCGTGACATTCGAGTACACCACGATCGAAACCAACTCGCTATTCTTGGGTTATCAGGCAGTGACGATCGCACCATGACCGCACGCTTCCTTAAAGCGGGCGCCAATGACTTCCTCTATAAGCCATTTAACCAAGAAGAGTTTTTCTGTCGTATTCACCAACTTCTCGATATGAAAGAAGCGACCAATGAACTGTTTCGTCATGCCAATGAGGATGCACTCACGGGGCTATGGAACCGTCGCTACTTGTTCAATCAATCGTGCAAAGGCTGTGAAGAACGTAATATCGCGATGATGGATATCGACTTTTTCAAGAAAGTGAACGATACCTTCGGCCATGATGGTGGCGATGCGGTACTGGTTGCTGTGGGCAGTATCATCAAGGATCACTTCAACGATGATGTGGCCGTTCGTTTTGGCGGTGAAGAGTTTTGTATTCAGTCATGTGGGTCGTTTGAAAGCTTCGTTGATAACCTAGAATCAATGAGAGTAGCAATAGAAGATCATGAAGTGATTCATGAATCCCAAAGCATTAAAGTCAGCATCAGCATTGGTGTCACGGATTTAAACGGCAAGCTAGATGAACAAATAAAAGCAGCCGACGAACTGCTTTATACGGCCAAAGAACAAGGTAGAAACCAGCTTGTATGCGCTCGAAATAAGAGTTCATAG
- a CDS encoding site-specific integrase has protein sequence MQRIHDKSHNGHWIYLYDNDVPILLPCLYCRYTYVTGLSVVHEKKRIEGKGNFEFLLKEDEIGGDAQYVRGHQLGLFLEWIEDYNHPSVTLAWHTALPAEFINEYINEYLIVEKQKSEVVVNKAITSLCSYYHWLTYFFDTNFKKIFIFSEYRALARGNNKSNLIVKYFLPATRELLYRHTDSLLEEIVLRNGGELGCRTSENRGFYLADFKADGKIRLGLQSLFKKLKESPEKEEFEYHLSSMDVKYGSARTLYIPRTHLELMERYCNTERPESASNHLLVSNSSNYTKGEEVSRRYGSATFSKTLKKLLKVMSENPEAYSGYQMLDEDNVYHHLRHSFGTDIFHYLCVAAKKNYESITTESRVYIETARRLGHKVDGKHANQTTKIYIHACGEREALLIEVVNG, from the coding sequence ATGCAGCGTATTCATGATAAATCACATAATGGTCATTGGATTTACCTTTACGATAATGATGTTCCTATTCTTCTACCTTGTCTCTATTGTCGATACACTTATGTGACTGGTCTTTCGGTTGTTCATGAAAAAAAACGTATTGAAGGCAAAGGCAATTTCGAGTTCTTACTCAAAGAGGATGAGATTGGAGGTGATGCTCAATATGTACGTGGACATCAACTTGGCCTGTTCTTAGAATGGATAGAAGATTATAACCACCCTTCCGTTACCCTTGCGTGGCATACCGCCCTTCCTGCCGAGTTCATTAATGAATATATAAATGAATACCTCATTGTAGAAAAGCAAAAAAGCGAAGTCGTTGTGAACAAAGCCATTACTTCCCTTTGTAGCTATTACCATTGGTTGACTTACTTTTTCGATACAAACTTTAAAAAGATATTTATTTTCTCTGAATATAGAGCATTAGCTAGAGGAAATAATAAGTCTAATCTCATTGTCAAATACTTTCTTCCTGCGACAAGGGAGCTCCTTTATCGACATACAGACAGTTTGCTAGAGGAAATTGTTCTTCGAAATGGTGGGGAGTTAGGGTGCAGGACTTCTGAGAACCGAGGGTTTTATTTGGCTGATTTTAAAGCTGACGGCAAAATCCGTCTGGGTTTACAGAGCTTATTTAAGAAATTGAAAGAATCACCTGAAAAGGAAGAGTTTGAGTACCACCTCTCTTCTATGGATGTGAAATACGGCTCTGCGCGAACACTCTATATTCCTCGTACTCACCTAGAATTGATGGAGCGTTACTGCAATACGGAGCGCCCAGAGTCAGCGTCGAATCATTTGCTTGTTTCTAACTCTAGCAATTACACGAAAGGAGAAGAGGTTAGCAGAAGGTACGGAAGTGCTACTTTTTCTAAGACACTGAAGAAGCTGTTAAAGGTAATGAGTGAAAACCCAGAGGCTTATTCAGGTTATCAAATGTTAGATGAGGACAATGTTTACCATCATTTAAGGCATTCGTTTGGAACAGATATTTTCCACTATTTATGTGTTGCTGCTAAAAAAAATTACGAGTCAATCACAACAGAATCAAGAGTTTATATTGAAACCGCTCGGCGTCTTGGCCATAAGGTAGATGGTAAGCACGCTAACCAAACAACAAAAATCTACATTCATGCTTGTGGAGAGCGAGAAGCTCTATTAATAGAGGTGGTTAATGGATAA
- a CDS encoding FAD:protein FMN transferase — MRIWLVALTSLIFLAGCEKPIEQVHLSGPTMGTSYNIKYINGDEFPESKEIHTEIDRLLEEVNDQMSTYREDSELSRFNQHKGADPFEVSEQTAIVVKEAIRLNGLTEGALDVTVGPLVNLWGFGPEARPEVVPTDEELAARKAKVGIHHLSIEGNKLTKDLPNLYVDLSTIAKGWGVDVVADYLDSIGIHNYMVEIGGEIRLKGLNRDNVGWRIAIEKPSVEERTIQEIIEPGDMAIATSGDYRNYFERDGVRYSHIINPETGKPLHHKVVSVTVLNPSSMTADGLSTGLMVLGEVRGMEIANQHNIPAFMVVKTADGFKEIASEAFKPYLGK, encoded by the coding sequence GTGAGAATTTGGCTTGTTGCATTAACTTCTTTGATTTTTCTTGCTGGCTGTGAAAAGCCGATTGAGCAAGTGCATTTAAGTGGCCCAACGATGGGTACTAGCTACAATATTAAATACATCAATGGTGATGAGTTCCCTGAGTCTAAAGAGATTCACACCGAGATTGATCGCTTACTTGAAGAAGTAAATGATCAGATGTCGACTTACCGTGAAGACTCAGAGTTAAGCCGTTTTAATCAGCACAAGGGCGCAGACCCATTTGAAGTTTCTGAGCAAACTGCGATTGTAGTGAAAGAAGCTATTCGTTTGAACGGTCTTACTGAAGGAGCGTTGGATGTTACTGTTGGTCCTTTAGTGAACTTGTGGGGTTTTGGCCCAGAAGCACGTCCAGAAGTTGTTCCAACTGACGAAGAACTTGCTGCTCGTAAAGCGAAGGTGGGTATCCATCACCTAAGCATTGAAGGCAACAAGCTCACCAAGGATCTACCGAACTTGTATGTCGATCTTTCGACAATTGCAAAAGGTTGGGGTGTTGACGTTGTAGCTGACTATCTTGATTCAATTGGCATTCACAACTACATGGTTGAAATTGGCGGTGAAATTCGCTTGAAAGGTCTAAACCGTGACAATGTAGGTTGGCGCATAGCGATTGAGAAACCAAGTGTAGAAGAGCGTACTATTCAAGAGATCATCGAACCGGGTGATATGGCGATTGCAACCTCTGGTGACTATCGTAACTATTTCGAGCGTGATGGTGTTCGTTACTCACACATCATCAACCCAGAAACAGGTAAACCTCTTCATCACAAAGTGGTTTCTGTGACTGTTTTAAACCCGTCTTCAATGACTGCAGACGGCTTATCTACTGGCCTTATGGTCTTAGGTGAAGTAAGAGGAATGGAAATCGCTAACCAGCATAACATCCCAGCGTTTATGGTGGTTAAAACAGCAGATGGCTTTAAAGAAATTGCTTCAGAAGCATTTAAGCCATACTTAGGTAAATAA
- a CDS encoding NADH:ubiquinone reductase (Na(+)-transporting) subunit B, whose protein sequence is MGLKKFLEDIEHHFEPGGKHEKWFALYEAAATVFYTPGLITKKSSHVRDSVDLKRIMIMVWFAVFPAMFWGMYNAGGQAIAALNHMYAGAELVSVIDGNWHYWLTEMLGASLGPDAGVGSKMLLGATYFLPIYATVFIVGGFWEVLFCMVRKHEVNEGFFVTSILFALIVPPTLPLWQAALGITFGVVVAKEIFGGTGRNFLNPALAGRAFLFFAYPAQISGDVVWTAADGFSGATALSQWAQGGGSALMNVTSGEAITWMDAFIGNIPGSIGEVSTLALMIGAAMIVYMRIASWRIIAGVMIGMIAVSTLFNVIGSDTNAMFSMPWHWHLVLGGFAFGMFFMATDPVSASFTNKGKWWYGILIGAMCVMIRVVNPAYPEGMMLAILFANLFAPLFDHVVIEKNIKRRLARYGK, encoded by the coding sequence ATGGGCCTTAAAAAGTTTCTTGAAGACATCGAGCATCATTTTGAGCCAGGTGGTAAACACGAGAAGTGGTTTGCGCTTTACGAAGCAGCAGCGACAGTGTTCTACACGCCAGGTCTTATCACAAAGAAAAGCTCACACGTTCGTGATAGCGTTGATTTAAAACGTATCATGATCATGGTTTGGTTCGCGGTATTCCCAGCAATGTTCTGGGGTATGTACAACGCGGGTGGCCAAGCTATCGCTGCACTTAACCATATGTACGCAGGCGCTGAATTAGTTTCTGTTATCGATGGTAACTGGCACTACTGGCTAACCGAAATGCTTGGAGCCTCCTTAGGGCCCGATGCAGGTGTTGGCAGCAAGATGCTACTTGGTGCGACATACTTCCTACCTATTTACGCAACGGTATTTATCGTTGGTGGTTTCTGGGAAGTTCTGTTCTGTATGGTGCGTAAGCACGAAGTAAATGAAGGTTTCTTTGTTACTTCTATCTTATTTGCGCTTATCGTTCCGCCAACTCTTCCTCTATGGCAAGCAGCACTAGGTATTACCTTCGGTGTTGTTGTAGCGAAAGAGATCTTCGGTGGCACGGGTCGTAACTTCCTGAACCCTGCACTTGCTGGCCGTGCGTTCCTATTCTTTGCATACCCTGCACAGATTTCAGGTGACGTAGTTTGGACTGCTGCAGATGGTTTCTCTGGTGCAACTGCTCTTAGCCAATGGGCTCAAGGCGGCGGTAGCGCACTAATGAACGTAACATCTGGTGAAGCAATCACTTGGATGGACGCATTCATTGGTAACATCCCAGGTTCTATCGGTGAAGTATCGACTCTTGCACTTATGATTGGTGCAGCGATGATTGTTTACATGCGTATCGCTTCATGGCGCATCATTGCTGGTGTAATGATCGGTATGATTGCTGTGTCTACGCTGTTCAACGTGATCGGTTCTGATACTAACGCAATGTTCAGCATGCCTTGGCACTGGCACCTAGTTCTAGGTGGCTTCGCGTTCGGTATGTTCTTCATGGCGACAGACCCAGTATCAGCTTCATTTACCAATAAAGGTAAGTGGTGGTACGGAATCCTAATCGGCGCAATGTGTGTAATGATTCGTGTAGTTAACCCTGCATATCCAGAAGGCATGATGCTTGCGATTCTATTCGCAAACCTATTTGCTCCTCTGTTTGACCACGTTGTAATCGAGAAGAACATTAAGCGGAGACTAGCGCGCTATGGCAAGTAA